The DNA window GTCTTTCGAGCAATCTGTAATTTTTGGGCTTTATATCTGCTAGCCAAGAAGCCATAATGACGGATTCTGACAAAACCACTTGGCAGGATGTGCATGGCAAATCGCCGAATGAACTCCTCCTTCTCCAAGCTCATTCTCCTCTTTTGCCCCCCTTTTTGATAGTCCTTATAGGAAAAAGCTACCTTCTTCTCAGTTAGCTCGGTGATCCGATGATTGGAGATGGCTACTTTGTGGGTGTATCTGCCGAGGTATTCAATCACTTGTCGAGGTCCACCAAATGGCCGCTTGGCATAGATGACCCACTTTTTGGCAAAGACTTGCATGGTCTGCCAAGCAGCCTTGAACAAAAGACCATAGACCATCTTGGGCTGACTCAGAGCAAGCGCATTGAGTTGGCTGGGCAAGGTGAAGACCAGATGAAAATAATCCACTGACAAGAGGTCCGCTTCGCGGGCACTGATCCAAGC is part of the Thermodesulfobacteriota bacterium genome and encodes:
- a CDS encoding transposase, producing the protein MYAKRPFGGPRQVIEYLGRYTHKVAISNHRITELTEKKVAFSYKDYQKGGQKRRMSLEKEEFIRRFAMHILPSGFVRIRHYGFLASRYKAQKLQIARKTLGSQEVTYIDLPRESRPKPLAYDPQICPACGKKSMQTQEVFLPKRAPPLLYQV